The following is a genomic window from Myxocyprinus asiaticus isolate MX2 ecotype Aquarium Trade chromosome 38, UBuf_Myxa_2, whole genome shotgun sequence.
TTGGCCAACCTGCTCTTTAGATAATGGCATTGGCCAATggaaaacccatatcggtcaagtATTATTACcatcagctttttaaaaatgttttatattttaatctGTTGAATTTAATTCCATTAATCAAAAAGATTACCTTCTATCAGATCTTACATTGCTGTCCTTCTATTCGCTCAGAGAGAAAAAGGTTATGGAGCTGTGTAAATCTCAGAAGAAAGTGTACGACTCCTACCAGGATGAGCTGGCTGACTACATCCAGGTGCAGAAGGCACGAGGCCTGGATCCTAAGGCAGGGCTTGGCACTGTGGGACAAGCAAGCAAGGATCTGGATGAGACTGTAAATGAAAGTCCACAGACAGAAGAATTGATGCCACATCCTGCCCCTCTGCTGCCTccacttcctggtttccatcAGCCTAACTGGCCTCCACAATTCCAATCTCAGGTCAATCATTTTGGCTTTGGGATGAGAGGGCCTGTACCACACTATCAGCCTGGATATATGCCCCACCCACCACCTCATTTCATACCTGGTCAGTTATATAAAAGAGGGCGGGGCCCTGACTCATGTAGCTCCTCCTCTTACTCAGACTCCTCCTATACCAGCAGCAGTGGGAGTGAAAGCAGCAGCAGTTATGACAGCAGAGAGAGGAGGAAAACAAAGAGGAAAATGAGGAAGCGAGGGATGAAAAGGAGAGACCAGGAGGATGAGGCTGATATGAacaggagaggaagagagagagaggaacagaAAAAGAGGTTGAAAGGAGACAGAAGAGACATTGTGGAGGGCGAAGGGGATAGAGAGACCAGGAAGTGCAAGAAAAGTAGAAAAAGGGAGAGAAGTTTGAGTGAAGATGAAGAGAGTCGAAGTAGAAGACGACAGAGCAGGAGAAGTAAGAGACATGGGGACGGACAGCATGCAAAGAGACAAAAAGAGGCGGAGCTTATAGAAAAAGAAGAGGTGGAACTTGCTGAGGAAAAGACAGAAGCAAAAGATGGcaaacaaaagcacaaaaaagACAAGAAGAAAGGAAAAGAGAAGGTGAACCAAGAGGACAACAGGACAGAGGAAGAAAGACTCTGGGATGAGACTATTCTTGGTATTTTTTAAAGGCAGATGGCTGATGGTTTGACAGTACTGTTAAAATAAAACAGGACCTCAGAACAGAGGTTTGCTAAAATCTATTGGACTCATCTCACTCTTTATGTTATGTTTCATACAGTAAATCTCATATGCTACTGCAGATTTTAAGATGTATCTAGATCTGCACTTCTCTTTCGGAGAAATCAGTGGGTGAACCTCACGAAACTTGTCAAATACAAGCCTGAGGTcatgtttcaccccaaaatcaaaaggaaagaagacattttatgtttttaggaccattaagacattattttaatgacaattaagcacatttccccctctgttctcattatcgtaatgcaaaaaaaaaaaaaggttatttaaaTGGTAAAGTATTGTGGTCATGTTTTTTGTGCTGTTGtagaatttaaataaaattattggaATATAATTGgaataattgtcattaaaataatgtcatcaAAATCTATTAGGTCTAATTGTCTTAtaattcttaatttttatttcttttgatttttgggtacAATGTGACCTTTAAgggtacaacagcttgtcactgTGGCAGAAACCTAATAGGTACACCCACTGTActctttacatgtcagttagaatgcatttgtaaattatctgtcctgtggatgttactttgagggtactgccccagtgacaagcagTTATACCCTTAAAGGTcaaatttttgcacatttttctgACAATTGTTGTGAAGCAAATATGTCAGACAAAACATACAACATACTACATACAATAAATCCTTTTGCACAAATCCATTTGTCAACATGCTTTATGCTTAGATCAAATAAACCCCTCCCACTGATTATTCCTGCAAAGATCAAGTATTTATTATCAAGCGGTTGTTTTCATGAATTTGTGGAGCATTTCCACGTAAGGTCTTAAGGGGGCGCATTAGCTTCACTGATTTGCTGCACATCTGTCTCTTCTGGAAATGTCTTCGGTGTTTTGCCCAACTCAGTGTTCATGACAGACATCAATAATCAATGCCATTCTGTCTGCCAAGAATGAAATGAATGAACTTTCCCAATGGAAATCTGATATGCATACAGTAAACAATTTTCTGTCAGAATAGCTCAGACTGCTATAATTTGTTAAagatgcttttttgtgtgtgtgtgaaacagtaACACAATGTCAGTCTCATTCAATGCTGCATATGTGGGAATATTTTAGTTTACCGGTCTAACAGGTGCTTCAGTTAAATGAGGACACTGCCGTGACTGCTGCTCTGTTGACCTCCTTTTTGCTCAGATATGTACTAACAGTTACCATAATCATGAAAgcatatttattttgtgattgtgTAGCAAAACTGATGTCTAAAGTATCGATTAAACAATCTGCCACTTGTATTCATGATTTTGAGTCCACGTATTTCTCAGGGAATGTATTGATCATGGGaacatctgttttttttattttttatttttttatcaaatattgtgaaagtgtatgtgtatgtatttctGTTTCAGGGGAAATTACATGGTACTTTAGCTGTGTGTGCTTGTTCTCATGTcatttataggaatagttcacccaaaaatgaaaattctgtaattattttttcaccctcatgtcgttccaaaccggtatgactttatttgttctaaagataattattaattatcttgATTAACCTTTTTTCCCCCCAtacaacagtttatagtgaccaaaaTTGACCAAAAGAGCTCAATAGAAGTAGTCCATAGGACTCATgggctatattctaagtcttttgaagccatacgataactttgtgtgaggaacagaccaaaatataagtcattattcactgataatcttccccaccAGTGAGCTGTGAGATCTGTTACAAGTCAGTGAGCTCTAGAACTGGATCTTTCAGATTTGTGAACTAGATCAACTGGTTGATTGAACAGAACCAGCTCAGAAGAACGATTAGTTCACGATTTGAGCTGATTCAGTTCTCATTGGATCAATGATCCAGTCGCAGCAGTTCATGTTCAGTATGAACTTAGCTGTAAGAAAATAGCTGTATGAACATTcttcatacagtgcattcataaagtattcagaccccttccaTTTTGTTCACCTTTTGTTATGTTGCTTCCTTATGCTACATGCTTTTTGCATGTAAAAGCTTATGCTATTTTttccacatcagtctacactccatacccaaaaatgacaaagcaaaaaccagattttttatatttttgcaaatttattaaaaagaaaaactagaaatagcacattgacataagtatttagacccttaactcagtacttagttgaagcacctttggcagcgattacagcctcaagtatttttgggtatgatgcgacaagatttgcacacctggatttggggattttctgccattcttctctgcagttcctctcaagctctatcaggttggatggggaccgtcgatggacagccattttcagatctctccagagatgttcaattgggttccagtccgggctctggctgggccactcaaggacattcacagagttgtcactaagccactcttgcgttgtctcggctgtgtgcttagggtcattgtcctgttggaaggtgaaccttcggcccagtctaaggtcctgagtgctctggaccaggttttca
Proteins encoded in this region:
- the zmat1 gene encoding zinc finger matrin-type protein 1 isoform X1 is translated as MSELEGSLSCSSQCAETQHNTNTGDINPETVQITNTNNSQVDQESQRDSDLLKSLLTDNFCHICEASLLYESQRVSHYEGKKHAQKVRLYLQNKKAESNKRTQECGGFVVNNKSNKFGRIFTQLSALFWRGLSADPDKFCELCNMVFSSHTVAKSHYVGKVHAKNLRKTNPPQIIVSTPTLESATPVVQPAEVAVPNHIAQEQKDSSGVGDQEVDLSDPNKFCSLCSSSFNNPVVAQQHYSGRKHQRNQARQQMLDQIGDQSEHVSSLTCPICCLTLSSVEMYKAHMQGNKHQMKEKKVMELCKSQKKVYDSYQDELADYIQVQKARGLDPKAGLGTVGQASKDLDETVNESPQTEELMPHPAPLLPPLPGFHQPNWPPQFQSQVNHFGFGMRGPVPHYQPGYMPHPPPHFIPGQLYKRGRGPDSCSSSSYSDSSYTSSSGSESSSSYDSRERRKTKRKMRKRGMKRRDQEDEADMNRRGREREEQKKRLKGDRRDIVEGEGDRETRKCKKSRKRERSLSEDEESRSRRRQSRRSKRHGDGQHAKRQKEAELIEKEEVELAEEKTEAKDGKQKHKKDKKKGKEKVNQEDNRTEEERLWDETILGIF
- the zmat1 gene encoding zinc finger matrin-type protein 1 isoform X2, whose translation is MSELEGSLSCSSQCAETQHNTNTGDINPETVQITNTNNSQVDQESQRDSDLLKSLLTDNFCHICEASLLYESQRVSHYEGKKHAQKVRLYLQNKKAESNKRTQECGGFVRGLSADPDKFCELCNMVFSSHTVAKSHYVGKVHAKNLRKTNPPQIIVSTPTLESATPVVQPAEVAVPNHIAQEQKDSSGVGDQEVDLSDPNKFCSLCSSSFNNPVVAQQHYSGRKHQRNQARQQMLDQIGDQSEHVSSLTCPICCLTLSSVEMYKAHMQGNKHQMKEKKVMELCKSQKKVYDSYQDELADYIQVQKARGLDPKAGLGTVGQASKDLDETVNESPQTEELMPHPAPLLPPLPGFHQPNWPPQFQSQVNHFGFGMRGPVPHYQPGYMPHPPPHFIPGQLYKRGRGPDSCSSSSYSDSSYTSSSGSESSSSYDSRERRKTKRKMRKRGMKRRDQEDEADMNRRGREREEQKKRLKGDRRDIVEGEGDRETRKCKKSRKRERSLSEDEESRSRRRQSRRSKRHGDGQHAKRQKEAELIEKEEVELAEEKTEAKDGKQKHKKDKKKGKEKVNQEDNRTEEERLWDETILGIF